The proteins below are encoded in one region of Bacillales bacterium:
- a CDS encoding glycosyl hydrolase family 18 protein: MRKSRFSLLILLSLLVILSACSGNGNGSSPESNVLRQTGYDPNGNNGKSKEKKPTIDTIGFIEPAGTGRMAKILSNTAEHLSFAAFFSYRVKADGTLIPLQDEKSLQAVENTESKPMLVITNFAEGTFSPDIGHAILTNENVQDQLIDNVIQLMKAKGFAALNVDFEHLLPEDRDHYTQFLRKLVPRMHKAGFAVSSSLAPKTSEKQTGPWYTAHDYGAHGKLMDFVILMTYEWGWTGGPPMAVAPIDQVRKVLDYAVTKIPRKNIIMGMPLYGYDWTLPYQKGGSPAKRVGLQEAAQLADQKEAVIMFDPDAQSPYFNYTDKNGKRHVVWFENERSLQAKFDLVKQYGLRGVSYWELGPKAPQNWTLLRRNFNIRRH; encoded by the coding sequence ATGAGAAAGTCGAGATTTAGTCTGTTAATCCTTCTCTCTCTTCTCGTTATTCTTTCGGCTTGTTCCGGAAACGGAAACGGGTCGTCGCCGGAATCGAACGTTCTCCGGCAAACGGGTTATGACCCGAACGGGAATAACGGGAAATCGAAAGAGAAGAAGCCGACGATCGATACGATTGGTTTTATTGAACCTGCCGGAACCGGCAGAATGGCCAAAATTTTGAGCAACACAGCGGAACATTTATCTTTTGCGGCATTTTTCAGCTACCGGGTTAAGGCGGACGGAACGCTCATCCCGCTTCAAGACGAAAAGAGTTTGCAGGCGGTAGAAAATACCGAAAGCAAACCGATGTTGGTCATTACCAACTTTGCCGAAGGCACTTTTTCGCCGGACATTGGGCATGCGATTTTGACAAATGAAAATGTGCAGGATCAACTCATCGATAACGTCATTCAGCTGATGAAAGCGAAAGGTTTCGCAGCTTTGAATGTTGATTTTGAACATCTTTTGCCGGAAGACAGAGACCATTATACGCAATTCTTGCGCAAACTCGTGCCAAGAATGCACAAAGCCGGTTTCGCCGTGTCATCTTCACTTGCTCCGAAAACGAGTGAAAAGCAAACAGGACCTTGGTATACGGCGCACGATTACGGTGCTCACGGCAAACTCATGGATTTCGTCATCCTCATGACGTATGAGTGGGGATGGACCGGAGGTCCGCCGATGGCCGTCGCCCCGATTGATCAAGTCCGAAAGGTGCTGGATTATGCAGTAACGAAGATCCCCCGCAAAAACATTATTATGGGTATGCCGTTGTACGGTTATGATTGGACGCTCCCTTATCAGAAAGGCGGTTCTCCGGCGAAACGAGTCGGATTGCAGGAAGCCGCTCAACTTGCAGATCAAAAGGAAGCGGTCATCATGTTCGACCCGGACGCGCAATCTCCATATTTTAATTATACGGATAAAAATGGCAAGCGACATGTCGTCTGGTTTGAAAACGAAAGAAGTTTGCAGGCGAAGTTCGATTTGGTGAAACAATACGGATTGCGCGGCGTGAGTTATTGGGAGTTGGGGCCGAAAGCTCCGCAAAACTGGACGTTGTTAAGGCGGAATTTCAACATTAGAAGACACTAG